From one Dermacentor andersoni chromosome 1, qqDerAnde1_hic_scaffold, whole genome shotgun sequence genomic stretch:
- the Fatp1 gene encoding long-chain fatty acid transport protein 4 isoform X2 — protein MVFQSVVNKNMDKVCFIMEHNRWTFKQVDDFTNRVANCFLQQGLRPGDEVAVFMDSRPEFVMLWLGMSKVGIVAALVNTNLKSDPLLHSLTCISAKAIVFGKEQANAMKDVAPSLMEKGDYQYYVYGACDTQPLPAVDLEELIKNSSSVPADIDYKGSIHDKLVYIYTSGTTGLPKAAIIKHSRYLSMVSASKYMMPIKADDILYTALPLYHTAGGILAVGQALLFGNTVAIRSKFSASRFWDDCIKYDCTVTQYIGEICRYLLAQPVRPQERQHKIRMMFGNGLRPQIWSQFQERFAIRDIRELYGSTEGNAHVLNIDNKVGSVGFVSRIASNVHPVKLIRVDEATGEPLRDKNGLCIPCEPDEVGELVGRIVRDDHIHSFDGYANKAATSKKVYKDVFKKGDLAFASGDLLVMDEFGYLFFKDRTGDTFRWKGENVSTSEVEGVVARIAGLTDCAIYGVEIPGSEGKAGMAAICDPEGKLDLKTFLRDVRNALPAYAIPLFIRVVKDLEATGTYKIKKVDLQKQQYDIDTIDDPMYFLDLTANEYVPLTRAVYEKIQKGEARV, from the exons ATGGTGTTTCAGTCCGTGGTCAACAAGAACATGGACAAGGTGTGTTTCATCATGGAGCACAACCGATGGACATTCAAACAG GTGGATGACTTCACGAACAGGGTGGCCAACTGCTTTCTGCAGCAGGGACTGAGGCCTGGTGATGAAGTAGCCGTGTTTATGGACTCTCGGCCAGAGTTTGTCATGCTTTGGCTGGGAATGTCCAAAGTGGGCATTGTGGCTGCTCTGGTCAACACTAACCTCAAGTCTGATCCGCTTCTGCACTCCCTCACCTGCATCAGTGCCAAGGCCATTGTCTTCGGCAAGGAACAGGCCAATG CCATGAAGGATGTGGCCCCTTCCCTTATGGAGAAGGGTGACTACCAGTACTATGTGTATGGTGCTTGTGACACCCAGCCTCTGCCAGCAGTTGATCTGGAGGAACTTATCAAAAACAGCTCATCAGTTCCTGCAGATATTGACTACAAAGGCAGCATTCATG ATAAACTGGTATACATTTACACATCTGGAACCACTGGTCTTCCCAAGGCTGCTATCATAAAGCACAGCAG GTATTTGTCAATGGTGTCTGCTTCCAAGTACATGATGCCCATCAAGGCCGATGACATCCTGTACACTGCCCTGCCACTGTACCATACGGCAGGTGGTATCCTTGCTGTGGGGCAGGCTCTCCTTTTCGGAAACACAGTCGCCATCCGATCCAAGTTTTCTGCTTCCCGCTTCTGGGATGACTGCATCAAATATGACTGCACT GTGACACAGTACATTGGTGAGATCTGCCGGTACCTACTGGCTCAGCCGGTGCGTCCACAGGAAAGGCAACACAAGATTCGCATGATGTTTGGAAATGGCCTGCGGCCCCAAATTTGGAGCCAGTTTCAAGAACGCTTCGCCATCAGGGACATTCGTGAGCTCTATGGATCCACAGAGGGAAACGCGCACGTCT TGAACATCGACAACAAGGTGGGGTCCGTTGGTTTTGTGTCTCGGATTGCTAGCAATGTCCATCCTGTCAAGCTAATTCGAGTAGACGAAGCCACTGGTGAGCCACTCAGGGACAAGAACGGGCTCTGCATCCCATGCGAACCTG ATGAAGTTGGCGAACTTGTGGGACGCATTGTGCGTGATGACCACATTCACTCATTCGATGGCTATGCAAACAAGGCAGCCACCAGCAAGAAGGTCTATAAGGATGTCTTCAAGAAAGGCGACTTAGCCTTTGCATCAG GAGACCTGCTTGTCATGGACGAGTTTGGCTACTTGTTCTTCAAGGACAGAACAGGTGACACCTTCCGCTGGAAGGGAGAAAATGTGTCCACATCGGAGGTGGAAGGAGTTGTTGCGAGGATAGCAGGCCTTACAGACTGTGCTATCTATGGAGTTGAGATTCCAG GATCTGAAGGCAAGGCTGGCATGGCTGCCATCTGCGATCCCGAAGGCAAACTTGACCTCAAGACTTTCTTGCGGGACGTACGAAATGCCCTCCCTGCTTACGCAATACCTCTCTTTATTCGTGTAGTGAAGGATCTGGAAGCAACAG GTACCTACAAGATCAAGAAAGTGGATCTCCAGAAGCAGCAGTACGACATCGACACGATTGATGACCCGATGTATTTCCTCGACCTAACGGCTAATGAGTATGTGCCTCTAACCAGGGCTGTCTATGAGAAGATTCAAAAAGGCGAGGCAAGGGTCTGA
- the Fatp1 gene encoding long-chain fatty acid transport protein 4 isoform X1, which yields MLKQAGLLGTFSVLSLGSLCSVWMAGFITFFLYVITGGWRFLRIVFYTAHRDLTGLIRITKTGLYFKSCLKANRTVPMVFQSVVNKNMDKVCFIMEHNRWTFKQVDDFTNRVANCFLQQGLRPGDEVAVFMDSRPEFVMLWLGMSKVGIVAALVNTNLKSDPLLHSLTCISAKAIVFGKEQANAMKDVAPSLMEKGDYQYYVYGACDTQPLPAVDLEELIKNSSSVPADIDYKGSIHDKLVYIYTSGTTGLPKAAIIKHSRYLSMVSASKYMMPIKADDILYTALPLYHTAGGILAVGQALLFGNTVAIRSKFSASRFWDDCIKYDCTVTQYIGEICRYLLAQPVRPQERQHKIRMMFGNGLRPQIWSQFQERFAIRDIRELYGSTEGNAHVLNIDNKVGSVGFVSRIASNVHPVKLIRVDEATGEPLRDKNGLCIPCEPDEVGELVGRIVRDDHIHSFDGYANKAATSKKVYKDVFKKGDLAFASGDLLVMDEFGYLFFKDRTGDTFRWKGENVSTSEVEGVVARIAGLTDCAIYGVEIPGSEGKAGMAAICDPEGKLDLKTFLRDVRNALPAYAIPLFIRVVKDLEATGTYKIKKVDLQKQQYDIDTIDDPMYFLDLTANEYVPLTRAVYEKIQKGEARV from the exons GGGCCTGATTCGGATCACTAAGACGGGCTTATACTTCAAATCATGCCTCAAAGCCAATCGGACGGTGCCTATGGTGTTTCAGTCCGTGGTCAACAAGAACATGGACAAGGTGTGTTTCATCATGGAGCACAACCGATGGACATTCAAACAG GTGGATGACTTCACGAACAGGGTGGCCAACTGCTTTCTGCAGCAGGGACTGAGGCCTGGTGATGAAGTAGCCGTGTTTATGGACTCTCGGCCAGAGTTTGTCATGCTTTGGCTGGGAATGTCCAAAGTGGGCATTGTGGCTGCTCTGGTCAACACTAACCTCAAGTCTGATCCGCTTCTGCACTCCCTCACCTGCATCAGTGCCAAGGCCATTGTCTTCGGCAAGGAACAGGCCAATG CCATGAAGGATGTGGCCCCTTCCCTTATGGAGAAGGGTGACTACCAGTACTATGTGTATGGTGCTTGTGACACCCAGCCTCTGCCAGCAGTTGATCTGGAGGAACTTATCAAAAACAGCTCATCAGTTCCTGCAGATATTGACTACAAAGGCAGCATTCATG ATAAACTGGTATACATTTACACATCTGGAACCACTGGTCTTCCCAAGGCTGCTATCATAAAGCACAGCAG GTATTTGTCAATGGTGTCTGCTTCCAAGTACATGATGCCCATCAAGGCCGATGACATCCTGTACACTGCCCTGCCACTGTACCATACGGCAGGTGGTATCCTTGCTGTGGGGCAGGCTCTCCTTTTCGGAAACACAGTCGCCATCCGATCCAAGTTTTCTGCTTCCCGCTTCTGGGATGACTGCATCAAATATGACTGCACT GTGACACAGTACATTGGTGAGATCTGCCGGTACCTACTGGCTCAGCCGGTGCGTCCACAGGAAAGGCAACACAAGATTCGCATGATGTTTGGAAATGGCCTGCGGCCCCAAATTTGGAGCCAGTTTCAAGAACGCTTCGCCATCAGGGACATTCGTGAGCTCTATGGATCCACAGAGGGAAACGCGCACGTCT TGAACATCGACAACAAGGTGGGGTCCGTTGGTTTTGTGTCTCGGATTGCTAGCAATGTCCATCCTGTCAAGCTAATTCGAGTAGACGAAGCCACTGGTGAGCCACTCAGGGACAAGAACGGGCTCTGCATCCCATGCGAACCTG ATGAAGTTGGCGAACTTGTGGGACGCATTGTGCGTGATGACCACATTCACTCATTCGATGGCTATGCAAACAAGGCAGCCACCAGCAAGAAGGTCTATAAGGATGTCTTCAAGAAAGGCGACTTAGCCTTTGCATCAG GAGACCTGCTTGTCATGGACGAGTTTGGCTACTTGTTCTTCAAGGACAGAACAGGTGACACCTTCCGCTGGAAGGGAGAAAATGTGTCCACATCGGAGGTGGAAGGAGTTGTTGCGAGGATAGCAGGCCTTACAGACTGTGCTATCTATGGAGTTGAGATTCCAG GATCTGAAGGCAAGGCTGGCATGGCTGCCATCTGCGATCCCGAAGGCAAACTTGACCTCAAGACTTTCTTGCGGGACGTACGAAATGCCCTCCCTGCTTACGCAATACCTCTCTTTATTCGTGTAGTGAAGGATCTGGAAGCAACAG GTACCTACAAGATCAAGAAAGTGGATCTCCAGAAGCAGCAGTACGACATCGACACGATTGATGACCCGATGTATTTCCTCGACCTAACGGCTAATGAGTATGTGCCTCTAACCAGGGCTGTCTATGAGAAGATTCAAAAAGGCGAGGCAAGGGTCTGA